In a genomic window of Anomalospiza imberbis isolate Cuckoo-Finch-1a 21T00152 chromosome 5, ASM3175350v1, whole genome shotgun sequence:
- the LOC137473524 gene encoding cadherin-related family member 5-like produces MAAASCPALLAACLALHLATARGDGCSGFGNLFTEIAENSAHGSLVARLPPPGDAGGAGGGTGLQLCLVGADAAWFYLDGRSVRLNVSAGRALDREELESPVLMVALTCAEDGSSPVEFRIIVQVLNENDNRPHFQGATVLTHNVSELAPVHSVVFSAQAEDADGDTLMYVIDTASPDARFFRIDLPNSGRVVLARALDFESRRHLEVVVTAVEMNTRERFNASARVRVNVLDGDDQYPQFLPCTPRAPHSPLVCTSPVYTANVTEGQLQGGPLSFSPGAVYAEDGDRGLRAAITYSLLAGQESSRFHIDNVTGAITLLRAVESSRQTPEICLSVMASQVNDPSKYAVARALVRVLAPNRHPPRFPRARYRAFVPAAPRRAALLLTFGGQVLALRAHDPDFPEGVNPQVRYTLSHGANQSQQLFQVMPNGLLVAQADQLRPGQSYRLQVLARDEESGETSNTTVELEVLWPGQAAPRDPSEPAPGRGLPAGAVAGGAGALLLLGAVLLLALLALRARRRRRRQQRTADRAALAIEKHPNVVGAPRPQGTPRPPACPPGAPRHPPVQAGKSPPSPPRLYYPNEGYSEVGEVPPPPPPPPPPPPPPPPAPQAPPAPKPQANSVGRPGGGSPGGSPPATRGSPSPPRAPSPGEESEESLEEAPGGDPRVPPPLLQLLEDSIEC; encoded by the exons atggcGGCCGCGTCCTGCCCGGCGCTCCTGGCCGCCTGCCTGGCGCTGCACCTGGCCACAG CCCGGGGCGACGGCTGCAGCGGCTTCGGGAACCTGTTCACGGAGATCGCGGAGAACAGCGCCCACGGGAGCCTGGTGGCGCGGCTGCCCCCGCCGGGGGacgcggggggcgcggggggcggcaccggcctccagctctgcctggtgGGCGCCGACGCCGCCTGGTTCTACCTGGACGGGCGCAGCGTCCGGCTCAACGTCTCAGCAGGGCGGGCGCTGGACCGTGAG gagctggagtcCCCGGTGCTGATGGTGGCCCTGACGTGTGCCGAGGACGGCTCCTCCCCG GTCGAGTTCCGGATCATCGTCCAGGTCCTCAACGAGAACGACAACCGGCCCCACTTCCAGGGAGCCACCGTCCTCACCCACAACGTCAGCGAG CTGGCGCCGGTGCACTCGGTGGTGTTCAGCGCCCAGGCCGAGGACGCGGACGGGGACACGCTCATGTACGTCATCGACACGGCCTCG CCCGACGCCCGCTTCTTCCGCATCGACCTCCCGAACAGCGGCCGCGTGGTGCTGGCGCGGGCCCTCGACTTCGAGAGCCGGCGGCACCTCGAGGTGGTCGTGACCGCCGTG GAGATGAACACCCGGGAGCGGTTCAACGCCTCGGCCCGGGTGCGGGTCAATGTCCTGGACGGGGATGACCAGTACCCCCAGTTCCTGCCGTgcaccccccgcgccccccacagccccctcgTCTGCACCAGCCCCGTCTACACCGCCAACGTCACCGAGGGCCAGCTCCAG GGGGGTCCCCTGAGCTTCAGCCCCGGCGCCGTCTATGCCGAGGACGGGGACAGGGGGCTGCGGGCGGCCATCACCTACTCCCTGCTGGCAG GTCAGGAGAGCAGCAGGTTCCACATCGACAACGTGACGGGGGCCATAACGCTGCTGCGGGCGGTGGAGAGCAGCCGGCAGACCCCCGAGATCTGCCTCAGCGTCATG GCCTCGCAGGTGAACGACCCCTCCAAGTACGCGGTGGCGCGGGCCCTGGTGCGGGTCCTGGCCCCGAACCGGCACCCGCCGCGCTTCCCCCGCGCCCGGTACCGCGCGTTCGtgcccgcggccccgcgccgcgccgccctGCTGCTCACCTTCGGCGGGCAGGTGCTCGCCCTGCGCGCACACGACCCCGACTTCCCCGAG GGGGTGAATCCTCAGGTGCGCTACACCCTGAGCCACGGCGCCaaccagagccagcagctgttccaggtgATGCCCAACGGGCTCCTGGTGGCCCAGGCGGATCAGCTGCGGCCCGGGCAGAGCTACCGCCTGCAG GTGCTGGCGCGGGACGAGGAATCGGGCGAGACCTCGAACACGACggtggagctggaggtgctgtgGCCGGGGCAGGCGG CCCCGCGGGACCCCTCGGAGCCGGCCCCCGGGCGGGGGCTGCCGGCGGGGGCGgtggcggggggcgcgggggcgCTGCTCCTGCTCGGGGCCGTGCTCCTGCTCGCGCTCCTGGCGCtgcgggcgcggcggcggcggcggcggcagcagcgcacgGCGGACCGGGCAGCGCTCGCCATCGAGAAACACCCCAACGTGGTAGGGGCCCCCCGGCCCCAGGGCACCCCACGGCCCCCTGCCTgcccccccggagccccccgacACCCTCCT GTCCAGGCCGGCAAgtcccccccgagccccccccgGCTCTACTACCCCAACGAGGGCTACAGCGAGGTGGGGGAGgtccccccgccgccccccccgcccccgccgccgccgccgcccccgccgccggccccccaggcgccccccgcccccaaACCCCAGGCCAACTCCGTGGGGCGGCCGGGGGGGGGCTCGCCCGGAGGGTCGCCCCCGGCCACCCgcggcagccccagccccccccgcgcccccaGCCCGGGCGAG GAGAGCGAGGAGAGCCTGGAGGAGGCGCCGGGCGGCGACCCCCGGGTGCCCCCGccgctgctgcagctgctcgaGGACTCCATCGAGTGCtga